The following DNA comes from Methanothermus fervidus DSM 2088.
GTTTTTTGTAGTTTTTATATCTATTATCGTATCATCTATCACAATATCACAATCTGCTCCCCCAACCAATTGAGATGCTTCCCCAAATGTTGGATTCAATACACATATTTTCTTTGCCTTGAAATATTCTGGCTTCACTATCGATATTAAATTCTTTAAATCTTTTATGTCATTTTTATCGACACTGCCTAAATTTTTATCTACGACCCCAGCCCTATATATTAAATCCACCTGAGCCAATAACAATGCTGCTCTGTATAAATCAGAATTCATCTTCCCTGTTTTAATAAATTCATTATAAACCTTCTTTGAATACTCTATTATTTCTTCAACTTTATCATAAACATAAGGATCAAGTAATTCAGGATTTATAATTGTATCAACGTCGTCAGAGAAAATTTCATCTTTTGTAAACATTGATAATAATTGTAATCTCTCTAATAATTGAAGAGATACTTCACTAACCCAAGGATGTTCAACAGCATCAGGATTCAATCGTTTTATATAAAAACGAAGTAGATAATCAAATGCCATGCCTACAAGACCATAATGGTTTGTTAGAGGAGGTGCCAATAATTTTCTTTGGACTTTTAATCGTGGTTTTTTAAATTCTCGTTTAAAGGCCTGCCTCACATCTTTTATTTTAATGAAAGATGTTAGACTCATAATTTAAACTCCATAAATTTATTAATTAAATTTTATTTATTAATAACCATTATTATAATTCTCCCTCTAACTCTGCATCTAAATTCATATATTTATTCTTTAGCTTCTTTATAGTTTTTTCATCACTTTTCCAATATCCTCTTTCATATGCTTCAAGAAATCTCTCCAACATTTTTTTAGTAGCATATTTATTGTTTTTTTCTAATTTTCTATACATCTTTTCATCAAAAATGAAAGTGTTAACAGCTTCATCCCATATCCAATTATCGACAGCATTAGTAGTTGCTGATAATCCTAGTAAATATTCAACCCTGTCTGCTATTTTTTGAACACCGGAAAAACCATGTTTTAACATGGCATTTATCCATTTTGGATTGAGAGTTCTTGTTATTGAACCTCTTTTTATAGAATCATCAATTTTTTCTACTTTTGGAATTTCTTTCGTACTATCTGCTATAAGCATTTCTGGTTTTTTGCCATCTCTTAAAATCTCAACAGATTTTGACAAACCACCAAAAAATTCATAGTAATGATCTAAATCTGTTATTTCATAATCATGAGAATCTCTTACTTGTGAAATAAGATCTACATTCTTTAATAATTTTTCAAAAACTTCTTGAGCCTTTTTTGAATAATGATTTTTTGTGTATGCATAACTCATAGAATGAATATATGCTTCCGCTAAATCATTTTCATTTTTCCAAGCACTATCCTCAACAAGTTCTAATAATCTTGTATTGTATTCTGTTGATTGTGGCCCGAAAATTCTAGCTTTTGCTAAATTTCCATGTTCCTCAAGTTCAGTTACATGTTTTTTTACAAAATTTTCATTTTTTGATTCTGGAAGTTCTGCTACCATTCTAAATGCCTTGTCAAGAAGTTCCATAAGATTTGGAAACATCTCCCTAAAGAATCCACATATTGTAACGACAACATCTATCCTTGGTCTTTTAAGTTTCTCAATGGGTATTACTTTTAATTTTTTCTCCCAAGGTGTTTTGTGAATAATTTTTACACCTAGATAATCTAATATTTGGGCAATGGTTTCACCTTGAGTCTTTGCGGTTTCAAAACCCCAAAGAACTACCCCAACAGTCTCTGGGTATTTTCCATGTTTTTTGAAATAATTTTCTATCGTAAGTTTTGCTATTCTTTTACCTCTTTCAATTGCTGCCTCAGTAGGTATTTTTTGTGGATCAAATTCATGAATGTTTTTTCCCGTTGGTAGAACTTCTGGATTTCTTATTACATCTCCACCCACAGAAGGTTCTATATATGAGCCATTTAAACTTTTAATTAAATTTTTCAGTTCCAGGGAATTATCTACGAAATTTTTAACTCTTTTAACACAGTAATCTATAGTTTCCTTTATGTCTTTTGGTAATTTTTTGTTATTTAAATACTGTTTTACAAGCTTTTTAGCTTTTTTATCAATTTTTCTAAGTATGCGAGGATTATTAAGCACTTTTTCATATTTTAATCCCATTCTTTCAGCTATAAGTCTATGTAGTGATTTAACGCTGCCTCTATCATATCTAGCAATAGCTGTTATAAGTTCTATTAAATCTTTCTGCTTTAACTCGTATTTCTCTCCAACTACATGTAATCCTTTTGGAATTATCGAACGTCTATATTCATAAAGTTTTCTTTCCAATTGATTTAAATCTTCTCCCAAATGAAGTTTTTTTGCCAATTTTAATGCTTTTTCTTTTGCTATTTTTGCTCTAATTTTATCTTTACCTTTATCTTCTCTATATTCATCTAGTAAATCTTCTAATTTTGCATATTTACCATACGTTCCTGCAGTTGTATATGGTGGCGAATTGTAACTAATTAAAGTTCCATAAAGTCTTCTTTTAGCTATAGATGCTTCTGAAGTGTTAATAATATGATAAATATAAACATTTGGCATATTACCAATTAAAATATCAGGGAAACATTTTGAACTTAATCCTATTTCCTTACCTTTTGTAAATTCAGCAGTGCCATGAGTTCCAAGATGTATAACACAATCAGCTTTAAAAACGTTTTCTATCCATTTATAGAACGCTATATATTGGTGATGAGGTGGTTTTGTGTCATCATGAATTGCAGAATCTATATCTTCATTACTTAATGGTGGCCTGGATGGTTGAACACCTATAAAAACATTTCCAAGAGTTACTCCAGGAATCAAAAATTTATTTTTATCAACTAAAATATCTCCAGGAGGAGGACCCCATGTGTTAATCACATCTTTCTTTACTTCATCTGGAAGTTTATTGAAATACTTTAAATATTCTTCAACATTTAGTTTTGGACATTCGTAAATTATTTCTGAATTGAAAAGCCTTCTTTTTATGAATAATTTTTCTAATTCTTTTCTGTTTTTTACTTCAACTTTGTAACCATTCTTTTTTAAAATTTTTAAAATTTTTCAAGACTGACAAAAGTGTCTAAATAGGCAGCATTTCCAAGATTTTCTTCTCCAGGAGGATAATTGTAAATAATTATAGCTATTTTCTTTTCTTCATTATTTTTCCTTTTAAGTTTTTAACCAGTTTTCAACCCTTTTTAACAAACTTATCAACTCTATCTTCTATTGGTACAATTTCATAATTTTTTACACCGCATAGTGGGATTGATTCAACGCCCCCATCTGTTTCTGGCAATGTAACAGAAGTTATTGTTTGTAATGGTGATAAACCTCTCTTATTTTTTCTCCAATCTTTTATTTCCTGCATTAACATTAAAGATGGCGTAAAAAGTTTAGAGTCTATATTTTTTAAAAATTCTATTGTTGGTTTAGAATCACCGCCTAAAGGACCGCCATTCAATTTAAACCATAACAAACTTATTATTCCATCAAGCTGCTTATCTTTAAAATATTTTTTCATAGCTTCTAGGTTTCTAATTCCATCAGTATAAACAGGAATTATATTACAATCCAATTTTTTACAATTTCTTCTAAAAGAGGTAGGGAAGTATCTCGATGCATTCCTCCATAATAAATTACTCCCACTGTAGGTTTATCTGGTGAAATTTTAATTTTATCACCATATACTGGATGATACAAACCAAATTCTGGATATTCTATTGGATCTTCAACCTCCACATCTAAACCCTTCAGCTTACAAATGTGAAGAAACATGTTCTTGTAATTATTATAGCCACCATTTGCCCAATATTTTAAAATTTTAATATAATTTCTAGTATCTTTTAACACTGTAATAGGTAAAAATTTTCCAAGGAACTCTATAATCTTCTGAATCCTTTTAATCCATTTCATCATGCTTTCAGGGTTACCATATGACATTGTACATTTATCACTTTTCATTATTTTACTCATTTTAAATTTGCCTAATTTTGCAAGAGATAAAATAGATGGAGATCCACCTACTAAAGCAACAACGTCCTTATTTTTGTAATTGAGTTCTGTAAGTGAAAGAGGATCACCCCTAACATCCATCAAAATTATATCTGCCCAATCAACATACTTTTGAAGTGTAGATTTTTTAGGAAGATCATGAGCAAAAATTAATTTAACATTTGTATAATCTGAGACATCTTTGATAGCTCTATGTAAATTCCTACTTACAACAGTGGATATCAATAAGATATTTGGTTTCATTGCTTTTGCCTCCATATATATATGTGATTTTTAGTTACTAAAATATTACTTAAAATATTTTTTTGTTTAGTCACTTTCTAGGCATTGCAAAGTTTTAAGCATGTGTTTGTGAAAATTTAAAGTATAGATTAATGGAGGAGAAAAAATGGAAGAAAAATTACCATTTGCTAAAGCAGAAGTAGTAAGATTAATGAGAAAATATTTAGATGACGATAAAATGATAAGAGAACGTGTAAAAATAGAGATGAATAAGTTTTTAGGTGAAATTGTGAAAAATATTTGCAAAGAACTGAATAAATATCCTTACACAGTTGTAGAACATGACATGTTCAAAGAATGCGTATATCCCTACAGAAATTTAGATAGAATCAATGAAGAAAAAGAAAGAATGATAAAACATTTAGAAGCTATAAAATCTGATTGTGATGCATTGATATCTGAAATAAAACGAAGTTTTGATTTGACAAGTAAGCTATAATTCTATAAATCCTGTTTTAAGGTTTTTTATTTCTTCTTCTGTTAATTTTCGTTTAGAAACTTCTGGGTGATCGATAAAACTCTGACCTAAAGGATCCTCTAAAATCATTTTAACCTTTCTTTTACCATTTTTGACCTCTTTTAATTTTTTAGATATTTCTTTTATTTTTACTCTAGTTTTTTTGTCTTTAAATAATATCTTAGAACTTTCAATGACTTCTTCAAATCTATTTAATACACCTTCAATGTTAGATATATATCCTTGAGATTTTGGTCCAGGTTCAACCTTTAATCCTAATTCAGGTATTCTTATAGTTGCTGATTGAGATTTCACAACCCTTGCATTAAGTGTTTCTAAATGTACATCAATTGAATATCTCATAGGTTCTTTTGATTCAAGACAAAGAATATCACTATCTCTGTATCCACAATTTTTACAAATAGATGCAAATTCCAAAACTTCTCCGAAATATGGTATTTTTTGTGTTGTAGTTATTACATTTAAGGATCTATTTTGGCAGAGAGGACAATTAGCTATCATTTTTTGTTGCAATTGCACCACCTCTGTATAGTAACCCTTCCTTATCTAGTTCTTCCACAATTTTTTCCAATGTCTCTTCATCTGGTGCACATATCTTATGAGTATGTATATTGTTTGACAATCTATAAATTCTTTCCAGGTCCTTCCTACGTTTTGGGTTTTCTTCCAATATTTTGATAAATCTTTCTGCATCTTTTGGATCATAAATATCTACTTTACGTCTTAAAGGTTCTGAAAATCCTGGAATTGGGTATGATACATCGACAATACGGCCATCATATTTCTCTATTACAATTTCAACAACTTTTTTTAAGTCCTCAACCGGATGTTGTAATACTATTCTTTTACAACATTGTTTTATAAAAGATAAAATACGTTTAACTGTAGATTCTAATTCTTCGTTGTTAATAACAGGGACATTGTGTTCTTTTGCCTTTTCAACTAAATAATCATGTATAATGCGGTTTTCTCTAAAATATTCTAAGTGTTTGCCTCCCCTTTTTATCTCCATTGCTCTCTTTACAAATCTCTCCTTATGTGTTTTCTCATCTGCAGACAAAACAATGAAGTGAACAGAAGCATCTTCCTTAAACTTTTCTATGTCTATCATTCCTGGTAATAAATGGACACCTTCAATAATTACATCGTCATGATCATCAATAGCTCTTCTAATAACCTTTTCTATAGCAGGTATTACAAAGGAAGCATGTTCCTCAAAACCTGCTCTTACCAATGATTCATGATCTTTAAATTTTTCTTTATATCTTAAAATTGTGTAGGCATCATATGATGATTTATGCAATGCTGGTGCATAATCGTCCCCTATAATACCTCTTACAATTTCTCTAATAAAATCAGTCTCTATTAAATGCTTAATTTCTAATTTTCTTGCAATTTCAGATGCAACTGTAGATTTACCAACTCCAGATGCGCTGCCAATTAATATAACATATGGTTTTTTCTTCACGACAAACACCTAACTACGATAGGAAATCCTTTATCCTCTCAGCACTCCTTCTCATCTCCAACCTTATTAATCCCAAATTAACATCCTCATCTGTCAAAACGACCAATATTCCTTCACCAACATCCTTCATAAGCATTTTTCCTCTTGATCCTTCAATCATTACCTGTTCCAAAGGTTCCTGTTTTAATTCTTCAACAGATTCCTTTGCAGCCCCAAAAATAACTGATGACCTTGCAGCAACAATTTCAGCATCCATATCTGAACCCAATTCACTCTCAATTATCAATCCATCCTTACCAACAACCAACGACCCATTAACACCATCTATTCTGGTTAAATCTCTTAACACTCTTGAAATCATATAATAACCTCCTAATTAACAAATATACTTAAGAATATTTAATCTTTATGAGTTGAGTTCCCTAACTACATCATCAACATTGTTGAAAGTATAGATAAAAATTAAAAATTCTTCTAAATTTTTAAATTTTACTTCTCTTTGATATTCATGTTCTTGATATTTTATTTGCAATTTTACATTGTTTTCATCGCTAAAATTTATACATGCCAATATTTTATCCTTCTCGATTTCAAATAAAATTTTATCATTCTTTATTTTCACATTCCCCGTCTTTGTCTTGAACTTCAACATCTTTTTTCACACCTTCAACAGATTTTTTTGATACTATCTCATCATGATAATTTATCCAATCTCTAATTCTGTCCACAAATCTCTTCCTTTTAAAAATATTAAATATGAAATTTGAGAGCGTTTCATAAAATACATAACCGAATATTCTCCTATTCTCAGATTTTAGGTAAGGACCAGCCTCAACAAAAACTTTCCCATCTTTATAAAATCTTATTGTAGTTACCCATTTCCAGCCTCTCTCAGGATCTGAATCTTGCGTAGTTTTTACTTTAAAAACTAAATACAAAGAATCTTTCATGTGTCTTGCCAATATCATCCTACTTTCATCTATCAATATTTTTTTCTCTGCTTTGATTATTTCTTCCATGTTACCTTACCTTTTTTCTAATTAACCGAAAAATTTATAACACATAATTTTTCAAAGATACTTTGTAAAAAATCAAGGAGGGTATATTAGTTGCATATAATGGAAGGATATTTACCACCAATCTGGTGTGCTGTATGGTATGCAATAGCTTTACCAGTAGTTGCATATGGTATCTACAGATTGATAAAAATTACTGATGAGAATCCAGAGAGTAAACCTTTAATAGCTATGGCAGGAGCATTCATGTTTGTTCTTTCTTCATTAAAAATGCCTTCAGTTACAGGTAGTTGTTCACATCCTACAGGAAATGCTCTAGGGCCGTATTGTTTGGACCAGCAATTGCAAGTGTTTTAGCATTTATAACTTTGATATTTCAAGCACTTTTGATGGCACATGGTGGTCTTTCAACATTAGGAGCAAACACAGTGTCAATGGGAATTGTTGGTACAGTTGCAGCATGGATTGTTTGGAAAATCTGTGAAAAAGTAAACATATCTCACTCAGTAGGTATATTTTTAGCAGCAGTAGCAGGAGATTGGTTAACATATGTGACAACATCAATACAATTGGCCTTAGCATTTCCAATACCAAATGTTGCTTCAGCAGCATTGAAATTTATGGCAATATATGCTTACACACAGGTGCCTCTAGCAATTGCTGAAGGTTTATTAACAATGGTTGTATTTAGAGAAATAATTAAAAAGAGACCAGATATTTTAGAAAACTTGAAAGTTGTTGTAGCCCCAAAAACTACTGAAAGTGAAGGTGAATGAGATGGATAGGATCACTATAGTATCTTTAATATTGGTTGCAGTAATCTGTGCTATTCCCCTTATCATGTATGCTGGTAAAGGAGAGGAACAAGGATATTTCAAAGGTTCTGATGATGTAGGAACCGAAGCAATAGAAAGTACTGGATATAAACCATGGTTACAACCTATTTGGCAGCCACCAAGTGGGGAAATTGAAAGTTTATTATTTGCAGTGCAAGCAGGGATCGGTGCATTTATCATTGGTTATGTCTTTGGAAGATACATGAAAAGTAAAAGCTCCAAAACCTAATTTCTTTTTTTAATTTTTTTGAGGTGGTTATTTGTTTGAAAATAATCTAGATTATATAGCACATACAAACAAACTTAGGAATGTAAATCCAGAATTAAAAATATTTTTTGCAATTTCAACAATGATTGTGAACTTAATCTCAAATTCTATTTTAGTTCCTCTTATTATAGTGGTTATAGTAGGTTATTTGTTAATACGTAAGGCAGGCATATCAAAGAATTTTTATTGTAAATTTATGTTTATACCTTTTGTTTTTGCGCTTATAACATTTATATTTATGGCATTTTTCTTTGGAGTGGGTAAACCTTTGTTGAACTTAGGAATTTTTGGACTTTCAATTACTGAAGATGGATTAAATAGAGGTTTAACCGTGTTTACAAAAATTATTGGAGGATTTTCTTGTTTAGCATTTCTAGCCATTACTACTCCAATTAATGAATTCTTTAAAAGCTTGAAAAAATTTAAAATTCCAGAAATATTTTTAGAAATTACAACCATGATGTATACAAGCATTTTTATTATCATTGAAGAAGGATTTAGAATGTATTATTCTCAAGAAACAAGGCTTGGTTACAGGGATTTAAAGACAGCATATAAATCTCTTGGAATGTTGGCAGCTAATTTATTTTTAAGAGCTTGGGAAAGAGGTGAAAAATTATACCTATCTATGGAGTCAAGATGTTACCAAGGTAAAATACCAAGCCTGAAAAAAAATTCATCACCTGACATCAAATATTTTATCTTATTAATTTTCTTTGAGGTGTCTCTTTTCTGCACATCATGTGTGTCTCATAAAATTTTTGGTTTATAATTTTTCCATGCTAATTTTTATATATATTAAAATTTAACAAATTAGTTTAAAATGTAAAAAATGGAGGGTAATTTTGTGAAACCAAAAATTACAATAATTCTTGGTAGTTCATCTGATTATAAAATTTGTGAAAAGACTATCAACACTCTTGAGAAATTAAAAATTCCTTATGATGTTAAAGTTGCTTCAGCTCATAGAACTCCCCAAAAATTAAAATATCAAGTGTCAAAAGCTACTGAAGAAGGAACTGAGGTTTTCATTGGTATAGCTGGTTTATCTGCACAGCTTCCAGGAATAATAACATCATACACTCATAAGCCTGTTATAGCAGTTCCAGTAGATGTAAAGGTTGGAGGATTAGATGCGCTACTCACATCCTCACAAATGCCATTTCCAGAACCGGTTGCTACTGTAGGTATAAATAATGGTGTAAATGCAGCCATTTTAGCTGCACAAATATTAGCAGTTCATGACAAAAAGGTAAAAGAAAGATTAATATCAATGAAAAAAGATTTTTATGAAAAAATTATAAAAAGCGAGGAAGAAATCACTGAAAAAATAAAAGGGAAGTATTATTCTCCGCAGAAAATTGAGACTCCTGAATTTGAAATAACTACTCCAGATTCAAATTCTGAGATTGATGTATGTGTAATGTCTGGAAGTTATTCAGATATGAACATTGTTAGGAGAGTCACATCAGTGTTAGATAGAGCTGATATAAATTATGATTTAAGAATTGTCTTTCCATTTAGAAGGCCAGATAAATTCGAAGAATTAATAAAAAATATGAATACGAAGATTTTCATATCTGTAACTGGTGTAGCATCACATATAACCGGAATGTTGGCATCTTTAACATTGAGCCCAGTAATTGGCGTGCCATGTACATCTCAGCTACAAGGATTAGATTCTTTATTATCAATGGTTAACATGCCTCCAGGAGTTCCAGTTGCAACTGTTGGAATAAATAGAGGTGATAATGCAGCAATGTTGGCATTAGAAATATTAGCTATGAACAATGAAGAATTAGAAGAAAAAATAAAAAATATAAAATGGAAGAGATCATAATGAGCGATTTAAAAACTTTTATTGAAATTCTTGATGAAAAATATGGTGTGAAGGAAATAAATAAAGAGGTTTCTACAAAATTTGAGATTGCCAAGATAATTAAAAAATATGAAAATAAAACGTTAATATTTAATAATATTGCTGAATCTGATATCCCTATTGTTTCAGGAGTATGTAACACTAG
Coding sequences within:
- a CDS encoding cobalt transport protein (COGs: COG1930 ABC-type cobalt transport system periplasmic component~InterPro IPR003705~KEGG: mja:MJ1090 cobalt transport protein CbiN~PFAM: Cobalt transport protein CbiN~SPTR: Q58490 Cobalt transport protein cbiN~TIGRFAM: cobalt transport protein~PFAM: Cobalt transport protein component CbiN~TIGRFAM: cobalt transport protein), coding for MDRITIVSLILVAVICAIPLIMYAGKGEEQGYFKGSDDVGTEAIESTGYKPWLQPIWQPPSGEIESLLFAVQAGIGAFIIGYVFGRYMKSKSSKT
- a CDS encoding hypothetical protein (KEGG: conserved hypothetical protein~SPTR: Q8ILP9 Putative uncharacterized protein) — protein: MEEIIKAEKKILIDESRMILARHMKDSLYLVFKVKTTQDSDPERGWKWVTTIRFYKDGKVFVEAGPYLKSENRRIFGYVFYETLSNFIFNIFKRKRFVDRIRDWINYHDEIVSKKSVEGVKKDVEVQDKDGECENKE
- a CDS encoding ZPR1-related zinc finger protein (COGs: COG1779 C4-type Zn-finger protein~InterPro IPR004457: IPR004470~KEGG: mth:MTH1834 hypothetical protein~PFAM: ZPR1-type Zinc finger domain protein~SMART: ZPR1-type Zinc finger domain protein~SPTR: O27862 Conserved protein~TIGRFAM: ZPR1-related zinc finger protein; ZPR1-like zinc finger protein~PFAM: ZPR1 zinc-finger domain~TIGRFAM: ZPR1-related zinc finger protein; ZPR1 zinc finger domain) — its product is MQQKMIANCPLCQNRSLNVITTTQKIPYFGEVLEFASICKNCGYRDSDILCLESKEPMRYSIDVHLETLNARVVKSQSATIRIPELGLKVEPGPKSQGYISNIEGVLNRFEEVIESSKILFKDKKTRVKIKEISKKLKEVKNGKRKVKMILEDPLGQSFIDHPEVSKRKLTEEEIKNLKTGFIEL
- a CDS encoding conserved hypothetical protein (KEGG: msi:Msm_0410 hypothetical protein~SPTR: A5UK87 Putative uncharacterized protein); this translates as MEEKLPFAKAEVVRLMRKYLDDDKMIRERVKIEMNKFLGEIVKNICKELNKYPYTVVEHDMFKECVYPYRNLDRINEEKERMIKHLEAIKSDCDALISEIKRSFDLTSKL
- a CDS encoding 2-phosphoglycerate kinase (COGs: COG2074 2-phosphoglycerate kinase~InterPro IPR004173~KEGG: mth:MTH1835 hypothetical protein~PFAM: 3H domain protein~SPTR: O27863 2-phosphoglycerate kinase homolog~PFAM: Zeta toxin; 3H domain), whose translation is MKKKPYVILIGSASGVGKSTVASEIARKLEIKHLIETDFIREIVRGIIGDDYAPALHKSSYDAYTILRYKEKFKDHESLVRAGFEEHASFVIPAIEKVIRRAIDDHDDVIIEGVHLLPGMIDIEKFKEDASVHFIVLSADEKTHKERFVKRAMEIKRGGKHLEYFRENRIIHDYLVEKAKEHNVPVINNEELESTVKRILSFIKQCCKRIVLQHPVEDLKKVVEIVIEKYDGRIVDVSYPIPGFSEPLRRKVDIYDPKDAERFIKILEENPKRRKDLERIYRLSNNIHTHKICAPDEETLEKIVEELDKEGLLYRGGAIATKNDS
- a CDS encoding conserved hypothetical protein (KEGG: tle:Tlet_1198 hypothetical protein~SPTR: A8F6H6 Putative uncharacterized protein); amino-acid sequence: MSLTSFIKIKDVRQAFKREFKKPRLKVQRKLLAPPLTNHYGLVGMAFDYLLRFYIKRLNPDAVEHPWVSEVSLQLLERLQLLSMFTKDEIFSDDVDTIINPELLDPYVYDKVEEIIEYSKKVYNEFIKTGKMNSDLYRAALLLAQVDLIYRAGVVDKNLGSVDKNDIKDLKNLISIVKPEYFKAKKICVLNPTFGEASQLVGGADCDIVIDDTIIDIKTTKNLELRRDYFNQLIGYYILYKIGGIDGMPSNYKIKRLGIYFSRHAYLHVFDVKDIIKKDSFPNFVEWFKKRANEEYAHKL
- a CDS encoding cobalt ABC transporter, inner membrane subunit CbiQ (COGs: COG0619 ABC-type cobalt transport system permease component CbiQ and related transporter~InterPro IPR003339: IPR012809~KEGG: mae:Maeo_0144 cobalt ABC transporter, inner membrane subunit CbiQ~PFAM: cobalt transport protein~SPTR: A6UTB4 Cobalt ABC transporter, inner membrane subunit CbiQ~TIGRFAM: cobalt ABC transporter, inner membrane subunit CbiQ~PFAM: Cobalt transport protein~TIGRFAM: cobalt ABC transporter, permease protein CbiQ), whose protein sequence is MFENNLDYIAHTNKLRNVNPELKIFFAISTMIVNLISNSILVPLIIVVIVGYLLIRKAGISKNFYCKFMFIPFVFALITFIFMAFFFGVGKPLLNLGIFGLSITEDGLNRGLTVFTKIIGGFSCLAFLAITTPINEFFKSLKKFKIPEIFLEITTMMYTSIFIIIEEGFRMYYSQETRLGYRDLKTAYKSLGMLAANLFLRAWERGEKLYLSMESRCYQGKIPSLKKNSSPDIKYFILLIFFEVSLFCTSCVSHKIFGL
- a CDS encoding Roadblock/LC7 family protein (COGs: COG2018 Uncharacterized distant relative of homeotic protein bithoraxoid~InterPro IPR004942~KEGG: mth:MTH1836 hypothetical protein~PFAM: Roadblock/LC7 family protein~SPTR: O27864 Conserved protein~PFAM: Roadblock/LC7 domain), with the protein product MISRVLRDLTRIDGVNGSLVVGKDGLIIESELGSDMDAEIVAARSSVIFGAAKESVEELKQEPLEQVMIEGSRGKMLMKDVGEGILVVLTDEDVNLGLIRLEMRRSAERIKDFLS
- a CDS encoding phosphoribosylaminoimidazole carboxylase, catalytic subunit (COGs: COG0041 Phosphoribosylcarboxyaminoimidazole (NCAIR) mutase~InterPro IPR000031~KEGG: mth:MTH1393 phosphoribosylaminoimidazole carboxylase~PFAM: 1-(5-phosphoribosyl)-5-amino-4-imidazole-carboxylate (AIR) carboxylase~PRIAM: Phosphoribosylaminoimidazole carboxylase~SPTR: P41654 Probable phosphoribosylaminoimidazole carboxylase~TIGRFAM: phosphoribosylaminoimidazole carboxylase, catalytic subunit~PFAM: AIR carboxylase~TIGRFAM: phosphoribosylaminoimidazole carboxylase, PurE protein), whose protein sequence is MKPKITIILGSSSDYKICEKTINTLEKLKIPYDVKVASAHRTPQKLKYQVSKATEEGTEVFIGIAGLSAQLPGIITSYTHKPVIAVPVDVKVGGLDALLTSSQMPFPEPVATVGINNGVNAAILAAQILAVHDKKVKERLISMKKDFYEKIIKSEEEITEKIKGKYYSPQKIETPEFEITTPDSNSEIDVCVMSGSYSDMNIVRRVTSVLDRADINYDLRIVFPFRRPDKFEELIKNMNTKIFISVTGVASHITGMLASLTLSPVIGVPCTSQLQGLDSLLSMVNMPPGVPVATVGINRGDNAAMLALEILAMNNEELEEKIKNIKWKRS
- a CDS encoding hypothetical protein (KEGG: MIR domain protein~SPTR: Q7RRW7 Putative uncharacterized protein PY00600 (Fragment)) → MLKFKTKTGNVKIKNDKILFEIEKDKILACINFSDENNVKLQIKYQEHEYQREVKFKNLEEFLIFIYTFNNVDDVVRELNS